The Apium graveolens cultivar Ventura chromosome 11, ASM990537v1, whole genome shotgun sequence genome has a window encoding:
- the LOC141696015 gene encoding uncharacterized protein LOC141696015, with protein MTCETGKEAWDKLKELYEGNARIKRMQILNLKRDFETLAMKEKDTIQDYYDNLMGVINKMRLMGEDVPDSKIVEKLFVSLPERFESKLSSLEDSKDISELSLSKLINSLQAQEQRRAMRNKETENAVEGAFLAKTQKQK; from the coding sequence ATGACTTGTGAAACAGGAAAAGAGGCTTGGGATAAGCTAAAAGAATTGTATGAAGGTAACGCAAGAATAAAGAGGATGCAAATTTTAAATCTCAAAAGGGATTTTGAGACTTTAGCCATGAAGGAAAAAGACACTATACAAGATTATTATGATAATTTGATGGGTGTTATTAACAAAATGCGGCTGATGGGAGAAGATGTACCTGATAGCAAAATTGTAGAGAAGCTGTTTGTGAGTTTGCCCGAAAGGTTTGAGTCAAAACTTTCATCTCTTGAAGATTCAAAAGATATAAGTGAACTATCTTTATCCAAACTAATTAATTCTCTGCAAGCTCAAGAACAAAGAAGAGCGATGAGAAACAAAGAAACTGAAAATGCGGTTGAAGGAGCTTTTTTGGCAAAAACTCAAAAGCAAAAATAA